From the genome of Sphingomonas sp. HMP6, one region includes:
- a CDS encoding MBL fold metallo-hydrolase — MRTAGILTTAAVAALVVGAALFWGEIGAALLGAVFHERAGVDTTADLPDGLHVALCGTGAPLPDPGRAGACTVVIAGKHIFVVDSGEGAAKHIALMGIPNGRIEGVFLTHFHSDHIDGLGPMMLLRWTGAGATKPLPIYGGVGVERIVAGFDAAYATDNGYRTEHHGTKIAPPSGAGGKAVSFTPPVRGSLGAVEVYRGGGLRVTAFSVEHGPVEPAVGYRFDYKGRSAVISGDTAASAALVANAKGADLLVHEGLQPALVKRMTAALVARHQPGTAQITRDILTYHTSPEVAAQEAQAAGVKHLLFTHILPPVPSRIAYPAFLGSARKFYDGPITVGEDGMLFSLPAGSRTIDFARLPVN; from the coding sequence ATGCGTACTGCCGGAATCCTCACGACCGCGGCCGTGGCCGCCTTGGTCGTCGGCGCGGCGCTGTTCTGGGGGGAAATCGGCGCCGCGCTGCTCGGTGCCGTGTTTCACGAGCGCGCTGGCGTGGATACGACTGCGGATCTGCCCGATGGATTGCACGTCGCTCTTTGCGGAACGGGCGCGCCCTTGCCCGATCCGGGGCGCGCGGGGGCGTGCACCGTGGTGATTGCGGGCAAGCATATCTTCGTCGTCGATTCGGGCGAGGGCGCGGCAAAGCACATCGCGCTGATGGGCATCCCCAACGGGCGGATCGAAGGTGTCTTCCTGACGCACTTTCATTCGGATCACATCGATGGCCTCGGCCCGATGATGCTGCTGCGCTGGACGGGGGCGGGGGCGACCAAGCCGCTGCCGATCTACGGCGGGGTGGGGGTCGAGCGGATCGTCGCCGGGTTTGACGCGGCTTATGCTACCGACAACGGTTATCGTACCGAGCATCACGGCACAAAAATCGCGCCACCATCTGGCGCAGGCGGCAAGGCCGTCAGCTTCACGCCGCCGGTGCGCGGATCACTCGGTGCGGTGGAAGTGTATCGCGGCGGCGGTCTGCGCGTCACCGCCTTCAGCGTCGAACATGGCCCGGTCGAACCAGCGGTCGGCTATCGCTTTGATTACAAGGGCCGATCGGCGGTGATCAGCGGCGATACCGCGGCCAGCGCGGCGCTGGTCGCCAACGCGAAGGGCGCCGATCTGCTGGTCCACGAAGGGCTGCAACCTGCGCTCGTCAAGCGCATGACCGCCGCGCTGGTCGCGCGCCACCAGCCGGGCACGGCGCAGATCACGCGCGATATCCTGACCTATCACACATCGCCCGAGGTCGCCGCGCAGGAGGCGCAGGCGGCGGGGGTAAAGCATTTGCTCTTCACCCACATCCTGCCGCCGGTGCCCTCGCGCATCGCGTACCCCGCTTTCCTGGGCAGCGCGCGGAAGTTCTACGACGGGCCGATCACGGTGGGCGAGGACGGG
- a CDS encoding TetR/AcrR family transcriptional regulator has translation MNETDGRRKRAQTSRDRIVAAMLALVEEGHITPSAELVAGRAAVGLRTVFRHFADMETLYTAMTTELTHHYVHGLRPFSAMDWRGQLREIAERRITTYEALLPFKRAADAHRHSSRAIQEEHDRMLALMRARLVSILPQEKLSQTRQVETIDLLLSFDVWQRLRGDQKLSADQSRAIILAEIDQLSRD, from the coding sequence ATGAATGAAACCGACGGGCGCCGCAAACGCGCCCAGACCAGCCGCGACCGGATCGTGGCGGCGATGCTCGCTTTGGTCGAGGAAGGCCATATCACGCCCAGCGCAGAGCTGGTGGCAGGCCGTGCGGCGGTCGGCCTGCGGACCGTGTTCCGGCATTTTGCCGATATGGAGACGCTCTATACGGCTATGACGACCGAATTGACGCACCACTACGTGCACGGCCTGCGACCCTTTTCCGCCATGGATTGGCGCGGGCAGTTGCGCGAAATCGCCGAGCGCCGGATCACGACCTACGAAGCGCTGCTACCGTTTAAACGGGCTGCCGACGCCCATCGCCATTCGTCGCGCGCAATTCAGGAAGAACACGATCGCATGCTCGCGCTGATGCGGGCGCGCCTCGTGTCGATCCTGCCGCAGGAGAAGCTGTCGCAGACCCGCCAGGTCGAGACGATCGACCTACTGCTCAGCTTCGACGTGTGGCAACGCTTGCGCGGCGACCAGAAACTCTCGGCGGATCAGTCGCGCGCGATCATCCTCGCTGAGATCGACCAGCTGTCGCGCGACTGA
- a CDS encoding DUF885 domain-containing protein, producing the protein MDSFSPNRRTALAGLAASAALATAPERAFAAPQTAAALLDRLAWQLLTLQPAEATRLGVDTGRYAGLRARLDDRSAAGVAKTRVFLSDALVALGRVSRGGLDAATLTSLAVTESAFRTALDGMKLPYGVATIGNWRNTPYTVVQNVGAWLDVPQLLDGDQPLGNAADAEAYLARLSAMAVQLDGETGRGRIARGQGLVPPSFLLDKTIAGVTRTISEAARTDGPLIAPLARKAQAIAGPWVDRAIKIVRGSVIPALERQVAELRAQREVATDAAGLRARPHGAEWYAWGLRASTTTRRTPAEIHALGIAQLVDLHARMDVILKGFGLTQGSIAERATALQRRPEMVFANNDDGRRQIVAYMQGKIDAIRPRLADAFRRTTAGKLEIRRMPLAQEPGAPAAYGGPGSLDGSIPGRVWVNLGDPSIHNKVTIPDLVFHEGIPGHVWQGEYAQQLPLIRSILAFNAYSEGWALYAEQLADELGLYDGDPAGRLGYLMGLSWRAVRLVVDTGIHAMGWTRERALAEFIAATGLPLSNAASEIDRYCAWPGQACGYKLGQTEIVAQRDRAKAALGARFDLRDFNQAVVDGGNVPLDVLGENVTRYIRGARG; encoded by the coding sequence ATGGACAGCTTCTCCCCAAATCGCCGCACCGCGCTTGCCGGGCTCGCCGCCAGCGCGGCGCTCGCCACCGCCCCGGAGCGTGCTTTTGCCGCACCGCAGACCGCCGCAGCACTGCTGGATCGCCTCGCATGGCAATTGCTGACGCTCCAACCGGCCGAGGCGACTCGGCTTGGGGTCGATACCGGGCGTTACGCGGGTCTGCGCGCGCGGCTGGATGATCGCTCGGCGGCGGGCGTGGCGAAGACGCGGGTTTTTCTGAGCGATGCCCTGGTCGCACTGGGGCGCGTGTCGCGCGGCGGGCTGGATGCCGCCACGCTAACCAGCCTCGCCGTTACCGAAAGCGCGTTCCGCACCGCGCTTGACGGCATGAAGCTGCCCTACGGCGTCGCGACGATCGGGAATTGGCGTAACACGCCCTATACGGTGGTGCAGAATGTCGGCGCGTGGCTTGACGTCCCGCAATTGCTCGACGGGGATCAGCCGTTGGGCAACGCCGCCGATGCCGAGGCGTATCTCGCGCGCTTGTCGGCGATGGCGGTGCAACTCGATGGCGAGACGGGGCGCGGGCGGATCGCGCGCGGGCAGGGGCTGGTGCCGCCGTCGTTCCTGCTCGACAAGACGATTGCGGGCGTCACGCGCACGATCAGCGAAGCGGCGCGCACCGATGGCCCGCTCATCGCCCCGCTGGCGCGCAAAGCGCAAGCGATCGCAGGGCCGTGGGTTGATCGCGCGATCAAGATCGTGCGCGGGTCGGTGATCCCGGCGTTGGAGCGGCAAGTGGCCGAGCTACGCGCGCAACGTGAGGTGGCGACGGATGCGGCTGGCCTGCGTGCGCGGCCGCATGGGGCAGAATGGTACGCCTGGGGCCTGCGCGCCAGCACCACCACGCGGCGCACGCCGGCGGAGATCCACGCGCTCGGCATCGCGCAACTGGTCGACCTCCACGCGCGGATGGACGTGATTCTCAAGGGCTTCGGGCTGACGCAAGGTTCGATCGCCGAGCGCGCGACGGCCTTGCAGCGTCGTCCCGAGATGGTCTTCGCGAACAACGATGACGGACGGCGTCAGATCGTCGCGTACATGCAAGGCAAGATCGATGCGATTCGCCCGCGTCTGGCCGATGCGTTTCGCCGCACCACCGCCGGAAAGCTCGAAATTCGCCGGATGCCGCTGGCGCAGGAGCCGGGTGCTCCGGCGGCCTATGGCGGTCCGGGCTCGCTCGACGGGTCGATCCCGGGGCGGGTCTGGGTCAATCTCGGCGATCCGTCGATCCACAATAAGGTGACGATCCCCGACCTGGTGTTTCATGAGGGGATACCGGGCCATGTCTGGCAAGGTGAATATGCGCAGCAATTGCCGCTGATTAGATCGATCCTTGCCTTCAATGCCTATTCGGAAGGGTGGGCGCTCTATGCCGAGCAACTTGCCGACGAACTCGGCCTGTATGACGGTGATCCGGCGGGGCGGCTGGGGTATCTGATGGGACTGTCGTGGCGCGCGGTGCGGCTGGTGGTCGATACCGGGATTCATGCGATGGGCTGGACGCGCGAGCGCGCGCTGGCCGAATTCATCGCCGCGACCGGTCTGCCGCTGTCCAATGCGGCGAGCGAGATCGATCGCTATTGCGCCTGGCCGGGGCAGGCGTGCGGCTATAAATTGGGCCAGACCGAAATCGTCGCACAGCGTGATCGCGCCAAGGCAGCGCTCGGTGCGCGTTTCGATCTGCGCGACTTCAACCAAGCGGTGGTCGACGGCGGCAACGTCCCGCTCGACGTGCTTGGGGAGAATGTCACGCGCTACATCAGGGGCGCACGCGGATAG
- a CDS encoding sulfatase-like hydrolase/transferase — translation MKRWVKVTLASVAALAVAGYAAKGYIFLHLPGWIAPHVEDNHPVTWQQGPAAAALPADQRPPNIVLIVADDLGYNDISFNGGGVAGGLVKTPNIDALGHQGASFANGYAGNATCAPSRAALMTGRYATRFGYEFTPADVHPPAWFPSSIIRTDAAFSRTIASFPTTWEHKTIFDEDAARLPPVHDKGMPASEITIADMLRGRGYHTMHLGKWHLGDTKGMRPEQHGFDESLGFMIGGQKYLLDDSPDVVNSVQDFDPIDKFLWANLPFSVQYNGSKPFRPDRYMTDYLTTQAQATIVANRNRPFFLYLAYNAPHTPLQAAKADYDALPQITDHRTRVYGAMIRALDRGVGRVMATLKAQGLDKNTLVIFTSDNGGAHYVGLPDINKPYRGWKATFFEGGVKVPFFMRWPAQIKAGTAIQGPVSHFDIFATAGGSAGATLPHDRPIDGVNLLPFVQGKAVGTPHNTLFWRSGRYKVVRDGDWKLQALDMPHVKLLYDLKADPTERRDVAAAHPDVVARLTQLLAAHDRDSVKPAWPSLIRSPIAIDRPLGTKPKAGETYIYWSN, via the coding sequence GTGAAGCGCTGGGTCAAGGTGACGCTCGCCTCGGTCGCAGCACTGGCGGTCGCGGGCTATGCCGCGAAGGGCTATATTTTCCTGCATCTGCCGGGCTGGATCGCCCCGCATGTCGAGGACAACCATCCCGTCACGTGGCAGCAGGGTCCTGCCGCAGCCGCCCTGCCCGCCGATCAGCGCCCGCCCAACATCGTGCTGATCGTCGCCGACGACCTTGGCTATAACGACATCAGCTTCAACGGCGGCGGCGTCGCGGGGGGGCTGGTCAAGACGCCGAATATCGATGCGCTGGGGCATCAGGGTGCGTCCTTCGCCAATGGCTATGCCGGCAATGCGACCTGCGCGCCGAGCCGCGCGGCGTTGATGACCGGGCGCTATGCAACGCGCTTCGGCTATGAATTCACCCCCGCCGACGTTCATCCCCCTGCCTGGTTCCCCTCGAGCATCATCCGCACCGACGCGGCGTTTTCGCGCACGATCGCCAGCTTTCCGACGACGTGGGAGCATAAGACGATCTTTGACGAGGATGCCGCCCGCCTCCCGCCAGTGCACGACAAGGGGATGCCCGCGAGCGAGATCACCATCGCCGACATGCTCCGCGGTCGAGGGTATCACACGATGCACCTCGGCAAGTGGCACCTTGGCGACACCAAGGGGATGCGGCCCGAACAGCACGGCTTCGACGAAAGCCTGGGCTTCATGATCGGCGGGCAGAAATATCTGCTCGACGACAGTCCGGACGTCGTCAATTCGGTGCAGGATTTCGACCCGATCGACAAATTTCTGTGGGCCAATCTGCCGTTCAGCGTGCAATACAACGGCAGCAAGCCGTTCCGGCCCGATCGCTACATGACCGATTATCTAACGACGCAGGCGCAGGCCACGATCGTCGCCAACCGCAACCGCCCGTTCTTCCTGTATCTCGCTTATAACGCGCCGCACACGCCGCTACAGGCGGCCAAGGCCGATTATGACGCCTTGCCGCAGATCACCGACCACCGCACGCGGGTCTATGGCGCAATGATCCGCGCGCTCGACCGCGGGGTCGGACGCGTGATGGCGACGCTCAAGGCACAAGGGTTGGACAAGAACACGCTGGTCATTTTCACCAGCGACAATGGCGGCGCGCATTACGTCGGCCTGCCCGACATCAACAAACCGTACCGCGGGTGGAAGGCGACGTTCTTCGAAGGTGGCGTCAAGGTGCCGTTCTTCATGCGCTGGCCCGCGCAGATCAAGGCGGGCACGGCGATTCAGGGGCCGGTCAGCCATTTCGACATTTTCGCCACCGCTGGCGGCAGCGCGGGTGCCACGCTGCCGCATGACCGGCCGATCGACGGCGTCAATCTGCTCCCGTTCGTGCAGGGCAAGGCTGTGGGCACGCCGCACAACACGTTGTTCTGGCGCAGCGGTCGCTACAAGGTCGTGCGCGATGGCGACTGGAAGCTGCAAGCGCTCGACATGCCGCACGTCAAGCTCCTCTACGACCTGAAAGCCGACCCGACCGAACGGCGCGATGTCGCAGCGGCGCATCCCGATGTCGTTGCCCGCCTGACGCAGCTGCTCGCCGCGCACGACCGCGACAGCGTCAAACCGGCCTGGCCCTCGCTCATTCGTTCGCCGATTGCTATCGATCGTCCGCTCGGCACCAAACCGAAGGCTGGCGAGACGTATATCTATTGGTCGAATTAG